The genomic window TCCCAGCGAAAATCTGCGACTACTGAAGCTCATTAACTTATCCATTGAGATGAACAGCAAACCCTTCTATGTGACCGGGCTAAAATATTTTCGCGTTAGTCTGCAGGCAGTCTTAAAAGTAAGTGAAAAACGAGTGCAAAGCCAAGTGCATCAATTGTCCGCTGTTTTACAGATTCTACAGGCATCCTTCTCGTACTTCACGTTCCTCACTTCGATGCAGCGACGACAAAtgagcaattaaaaaattcacttttttttaatggcaCACTGCCTCGTTCTGCGACTCTAGTCCGCTGATACAAATGATTGCATATTAAAAGTCAATTATTGgtgaattaattttaattaaattaaattgataaaaGGAGCTGGCTTACACGCACCATTGACTTTTCCTTTGCTGTTTTTtcgtatctgtgtgtgtgagaatGTGTGAGCATGTGAGAATGTGACgatgtgagtgagtgggtggAGGCGCcagaaaatatgcaataaaatattcatgatTTCAGTGCAGCAAAAACTTgcaaaaagttaataaaacttttgccactgcTGGTGGGTAATGAAATTAGAATATCGCAAGCATTCCGAGCGTAAagagccagaaaaaaaaataaattttcagcGTTCCATGTTTTGCCATCTCTGGGAATGATCAGCAGCCATTAAGCCGGGCTTGGATGGCGTCTGTGGCGTAAGCCATAAATCTTCAACTTCAGTGGAGCACTTCCCCCGCTGCCCTGCTTCTTCACCCACTATGTTTCAATTTCCTCTGGCACAAACATTTTGGTAAATTAATCCATTAAAGTTTCGCCATGAAAATGCACAAAAGTTTTCACATAAAAAGCCCATGCATCTCGCTCGCACCGCTCTTTCCGAGCTTAGGCTGTTCGTATCTTACGCCCATAGCTCCCTCATAAGAGGAAGTTGAACTTCGACAGGCGTCGCGCTCATTGATAATTAGACCCTGTCGACGTCTCCATGGTCGTCGATTTAGGGCTTCGACCCGCCCCATTAGCCAATTTGTACTTCATTAGCACCGTGTTGTTCCACTGGCGTGCCGGCACTCGAGCTCGCTGTCCATACTGACGACTAATGAGTTATATTTATCCTGAGTATAGATGGGAAATGGGTTAGTTATACCACGCTTATAGTGATAAGTTTACATTAGTTACATAAAAAGAATGAAGTTCTTTAGTTTTAAAGCATCAAATAATTCAATGAATTTGATAAGTTCTTTTTTGCCTTAAAAGTTATAGAAAGCACAGTCGACTTCTGTTCaatataatttgaaaatttaaattggacAATTTAAATAGCTTAATAATGAAAAAAGACACATTTGTAAAGTTTTAACAACAGTTCGTGCTTGAAATAATTCAATGCTGAATGAAGACCACAAATACACCACATTTATTCACAGTCGCCACTCAACTGCTGGACCGTACTATGCATTGAGTGCAAGTCGAAATAATAACGCTTAATTAGAACAGACAGTCCGGGGAAAGACGAGGATTTCGGGGAGCTGAAGTATTCCAGTTATGGACTCACTACCCCTTATCATTCCCTCTTAGCAGTGAACTTTTGTGCCAACCACTGaaaatttgatatttatgCTTGTGTTGCCAACTTCAGCTAAGGCCAAATGCACAAATTTATAGAGGGGCTTAAGTAAATGGTGCAAAAGTTTTTAGCTTGTAATTATCATTAGCGATATTGTGTCTAAACTTTTCAACCCGCGCATGGTGCAACAGCATCCGAATAAAGTTAGACAGGATTCTGGCACATCGCGAAATTAAACTTTGATTCGAAGGCCTCAAATCAATTACaagtgaaaaagaaaaataactTGTTAATTGCTAGATAAAGCAGCACGGAGTCTTCTTAATTCCCGTACCTGTCATGCAATACTTTCTGAACTGGCAACACGTCGTatgcttaattaattttaaatgcactttAAAAGTTTGCCCTCTCGAGAAGAGTTCTCCTGGGAAAACAGGTGGCGGTGAGTTATTTTCACCTTCAAGTCAACCTTCTCCCgttaaaagtaaaaacaacCTAGAAACAGAAAGAAGCCCAAAAAAGTCCATTCATGTGTGACTGCATTTGTCAGTCCCGGTCCCAGAATCAGAATGAGGCTCGAAGTCTTTGCACTCGCATTCCTTTGCCCAGGTCCTGTGAGTTGTGTGTGTAATTATGTCTGAGATTATGCCCACAGCCACGACGGTGCTCCTACTACAGCTGTCTTTCCTTAAAATGCCACCACAACGCCAGCTCCCATCCTTTTACTCTCGGGCCTGTTTCTCAACAGTGTTGTCCTGCATTGCCATCATAAACAGTACTTAGAAAATTTTAATGACGCaggaaaacaataataatttgattaaaaaacgagacacaaaaaataattattttgttaataaCTAAAACCTAATCTAATTATAATGATATTAAGCTGTTTTACGAATGATTAATGATTAGAATGACATTAGGCAGTTTTACGAAGCACTTATGTTTCAAAAGCTGTTGGTATACACACCAgctcaaaaatgttttaaagttTTAGCTGTCTTAAAAAGCTTAATACTTTCCATGTTTTACCATTTTAAATATCTAAATTTGGCTTGGAAAACGTTAGTTTGTCAGGACTTTTCCGCAGGCTTTCCGCCTGTCGTCAGCGTCAAAAGTTTCTGCGGTCTGCCAGCTCATCCACCCTTAGCACCGCTGATGTGTTggcatttgcttttgcttttactCGCTGGCTGCTTGAAGTGGAGGTCTTGAGATATTTTTCAGGGCTTGCCTTCGCCACGTTGTTCATATGCAGTTCCTTTGCATCACTGCGAAAAAGTGCTGAGCTTTTTCAACGGAAAATTCCTTTTAAGACAGCTTTTCTGGAAATGCGAAATACCTCTGTATAGCATTTATACTCAACTAAATTAAAACTATCTAAATATgctaattataaattaatttgttatttatggctttgccttaataaatatttgaaatattatatttcttcaCAATTCACAACGAATTTGTCAAAAGCTTAATACAAAGAGGTGTCGAAAAAATACCTTAACATTAGATAAAGTAATCTGAAGCTAACAATTTGCGCCAATGCAGCCCGCTAAGAACCTTAATAGCAGTGTACTCTGCTTATGTATTCTCATTTCCCTTtagttgccgctgctgctggtgggtttttggcttttgccttGGCTCGTAAAGTCGCAGGAAGTTATTATCCTAAAAACTTTACCCCTGAGGGCAATACAAACAAAGGCGTAGCAGGGCAACAAAGCTCAGCATTCATGTCTGACTATGAAATGGCTATGGCTGCACTCGCCCGCCTCCAAAACCACCCACGGCTCCGAATCACCCACACATGCGTCTCGTTTGCTATGCATGAAAATAGAATGTCATAAAATTAGAACGATCGCAAGAAGAGCAAGGGGCCAAACACAGTACAAAGGGCCCGGGaaaagaaagcgaaaagaaagcCGAGCTCCAGCCTGCTGACTTTTTTACTGCTCTTGGCGAAAAGTTGATGGCCAGAAATCCTAGTGGCCGCCTTAACCCATTAAATTCTCTTTATTATGCCAGCCATATTTTCTCAAAATAAAAAGCTGGAAATTCCCAAGACATTATGACTTCAGAGCGTAGCAATCGCGTTGGCCTGTgataacattttataaaaaacctATTTAATTGAGCTCAGGGTTGCAGGGCAGTCAAAATTCTGATTTTCAATGACATCAGATCTCGGCCCTTCCGGCAACTGGCTTCGTCTAGGATTGATCATCGCTAATACCTAACACTTGCAGCACacggaaaaaatatatataagttagTTTTTATAAGATTTTAAGAGAttagttattaaaatttgtacTTTTTCCGTTATGTTCATAAGCCCTAACACCCTCGTAAAAGTTTTTGTTGAGGTAagtatacatttaaaatgtccTGTCGCCAAGGCAACATACTTAAACGTTGATAAAaccggcagcaacaaaagctaAGCCACCTATTCCATACTGGATGACGTTGGCCCATCTTTAGTTGCAACTAAAAAAGCGAATGCACTgcttgcataaattaaatgtttacgACTTCCGTTTTGTGGGCAGGTAGCTCTGGAGGAGCTTTGGCTTTGGTACAATTTGTGCcattaaaaaaccaaatatatgtatatgccaGTCCTTGTgtgagagagatagagagcCAAGAGTACGGGACGCTCTACGTAGATAGTTGGTCCTGGGATTACACGGAAGGACTCAGCCGGCAGTAGGTAGCTGTAGGTGCGCGGTTGCATGGTTAGTTGCCTGGCGCGCTAATTTTTAATTACGACCactaaatattcaatttttagttgctggcaaaggcaaacactTCCTCTTCGTTGGCCggggctttttgttttgcagattAACCGGTTTGTGGAAGAAGTTTTGCGGGGCGGGAGAGTGTAGTTTCCTGTCAAGTGCAATAGCTCGTTAGAATTGCAAATCTTGCGATTACTTCGAAAGGGTGTAGTCTGGCTATGTATATGAAATTAACAccgttattttgttttttgtctttACATTAAAGTCCATATAGTTATGGACCATTGCGCATAATGCTGTCGTAGTCGTAGCCAAGGCCATAATTTGTCACTTCATTGGCCCGAAGCCTTTGAAAGTTATGTTTAAGTCTGTTAAGTTAAGTCTGATGTTATCCGTTTGGATCCTCACATATGTATCTATCCCGTTGCGGATCACTGTGTATGTGATAGAAGGCCAAGGCATGAAGATGTTCATGCTGAATAGTTCTACTGTACGTACATCCTCTGGCTAGATTGAGGGCCTGGTTTGTCCTTCCCAAATATCCTACATACCATTGCACTTTTAATTCGAAAATCATTTGAATTTGTACTTACAAAATTCTCTGGCAAAGCTGTAGACCAAGGTGCTTTCCTTCTAGTAATATTCTAACCAAGATTTCGCTATACGATCTTCTGGATTTCCTTCAAAATATTGCATTTGTTCTGATATCAGTATCATGTCGTCTTCCAGAATTTTAATGGAAGAACGACAGTTGGCCGAAGACCCAAGTACACAGAGCACAGCAAGTGCAAGGTAATGCATTACAGAACTGATATTACATTGCTAAGAACAAGAGCCTTTTATACATTGCTGTATAGATATAAccagaaaataaattaatgccTGTGTTTCTATAAAGTTTACTTCCTATCTCTTTGCTTACagtaaatttttaattgctattATCTATAAGGAAGTGTGATTTTTATTCCCAATGTAGCAAGATCAGATTATTTAAAAAACCTGTGATATTGCCGAGCTTATTGTTCTTATAGTTTTGTAATTGTCAGACAGTTAAAgcttataatttttaaataagtatgaaactgtatttatttgcatattgtaAACATTCCTCTATTTATTACTGCTCTATTTATTTCGAAAGAAAATAACTTTtctttaacaaattttttcaaaaagtaacatgtataaaatattttaaaataaattattacattttcttCCACGGAGTATTATTGAACTTTGTAAACATAAATTGCTAAATTTCGTCAAACTAGTAAATTTCAACATGTTGATTTCAATTGCCCGAGattataaacttttatttcttACTTACTTCTGCTACTTTCCTACCAATGATTAGATATCATTTGAAAACGGCACtactaatttaaaaatcataaattctAAAGATTAACTACAACTTTGGACTTGACCAACGCTCGTGTATTAAACTGGCCAGACAGTATTAAATAGGAAGTCTAGCAACCAATATGTATTATTACAGTACATTTCTAGTTTTGGTTGTAATCAACTTCGCATGGTCAGCCCCATCTACACGGACGGAAACAGATCCGGAGCTGACGGCTGGATTTATTGAGGGTGATATGGTGCCCAGTGGATCCTCGAGAAATATTTGGCGCAATGAAACGTATAGATGGCCCAATCGCATCGTCTATTATCACATTAATAGCTATATTGGTAAGAATTGAAtagcaaatatattttaaccTACATATAATATGTTATCCCAAAAGATGAAGAACACCGTAACCACATCGTGAGCGCTATTCAGAAAATTGAATCCATTTCCTGCCTGACCTTTAAAGAGGCCACCACTGATCAGAAGTATTATGTAAATGTGACTTCCGAGGAGGGCGGTTGTTTTTCCTACATCGGTTATCTGAACCGCGTTCAACAACTGAATCTCCAGAACAACGAAATAGGGGTCGGATGTTTCCGCTTGTATACGATTGTACATGAGTTCCTGCATGCCCTTGGATTTTTCCACCAGCAGAGTGCCGCCGATCGAGATGATTATGTGAAAATTGTGGAGGAGAATATCACCGAAGGCATGGAGTTTAACTTTGATAAATATGCCGAGGAAACCGTCAACGATTTTGGTGAAAAATACGACTATGGTAGTGTAATGCACTATGGTCCCTATGCATTTTCCAAGAACGGCGAGAGGACAATAGTGGCTCTGGAGGAAGGAAAGGAAGATGTAATTGGCCAGAGGCTGGAGCTGAGTGAAACCGATATCAGAAAGCTAAATGT from Drosophila yakuba strain Tai18E2 chromosome 2L, Prin_Dyak_Tai18E2_2.1, whole genome shotgun sequence includes these protein-coding regions:
- the LOC6528989 gene encoding seminal metalloprotease 1, which codes for MYYYSTFLVLVVINFAWSAPSTRTETDPELTAGFIEGDMVPSGSSRNIWRNETYRWPNRIVYYHINSYIDEEHRNHIVSAIQKIESISCLTFKEATTDQKYYVNVTSEEGGCFSYIGYLNRVQQLNLQNNEIGVGCFRLYTIVHEFLHALGFFHQQSAADRDDYVKIVEENITEGMEFNFDKYAEETVNDFGEKYDYGSVMHYGPYAFSKNGERTIVALEEGKEDVIGQRLELSETDIRKLNVMYKCPSARK